A window of Raineyella sp. W15-4 contains these coding sequences:
- a CDS encoding PIG-L family deacetylase: protein MTGTFAVVVAHPDDDALTWAGTVAKHAQEDGFRFVLVQATDGEAGHIRDDFPATRETLGGIRRGECAAAWHAVGRPPDRLEWLGLPDGRLAEMPRIELVERIAAVLAAEAPDVVATFGPDGVTGHPDHIAVGAAADAAFTRLRADGRPGFRRLLHHVLPQTEFDHWQQRRRAQDLPPFDPTSLYHWRGVPDDQIGLTVDCRAVLDRVMAGIQEHRSQLHVLAGPPADVAQLGPIVSHEWATVAWPPQPPGGMLQDVFDRC, encoded by the coding sequence ATGACCGGCACGTTCGCCGTCGTCGTGGCACACCCCGATGACGACGCCCTGACCTGGGCGGGGACGGTGGCGAAACACGCCCAGGAGGACGGCTTCCGGTTCGTGTTGGTGCAGGCCACCGACGGCGAGGCGGGCCACATCCGGGACGACTTCCCGGCGACCCGGGAGACGTTGGGTGGGATCCGGCGGGGCGAGTGTGCCGCTGCGTGGCACGCTGTCGGCCGGCCGCCGGACCGCCTCGAATGGCTCGGCCTCCCGGACGGGCGACTGGCCGAGATGCCCCGGATCGAGCTGGTCGAGCGGATCGCCGCGGTCCTTGCGGCCGAGGCGCCCGACGTGGTCGCGACCTTCGGTCCCGACGGCGTCACCGGTCACCCGGACCACATCGCGGTCGGTGCCGCCGCCGATGCGGCGTTCACCCGGCTTCGGGCGGATGGGCGGCCGGGCTTCCGACGACTGCTGCACCACGTGCTGCCACAGACCGAGTTCGACCACTGGCAGCAGCGGCGACGCGCCCAGGACCTGCCGCCCTTCGACCCGACGAGCCTCTACCACTGGCGAGGGGTGCCGGACGACCAGATCGGACTGACGGTCGACTGCCGGGCGGTGCTCGACCGGGTGATGGCCGGGATCCAGGAGCACCGCAGCCAACTGCACGTGCTGGCCGGCCCACCCGCAGACGTCGCCCAACTGGGACCGATCGTCAGCCACGAATGGGCCACCGTCGCCTGGCCGCCGCAGCCCCCGGGCGGGATGCTGCAGGACGTCTTCGACCGGTGCTGA
- the aqpZ gene encoding aquaporin Z: MSKRLWAELLGTFWLVFGGCGSAVLAAKVLAPEGINLGIGYVGVALAFGLTVLTGAYALGHISGGHFNPAVTLGCAIARRVEWSAVIPYWIAQLVGATVAGGVLFVIAAGKSGFDPVRSGFATNGYGALSPNGYGLASAAIIEIVLTAVFLWVILGVTSNKAPKGFAPLAIGLTLTLIHLISIPVTNTSVNPARSLGVAWFAGVGPLSQVWLFILAPLLGAAIAGFTYAALTGDEDETPAEEEARVGAEG, encoded by the coding sequence ATGAGCAAGCGGCTGTGGGCCGAGCTCCTGGGCACCTTCTGGCTGGTCTTCGGGGGCTGCGGGTCGGCCGTACTCGCCGCCAAGGTGCTGGCGCCGGAGGGCATCAACCTGGGCATCGGGTACGTCGGCGTCGCGCTGGCCTTCGGCCTGACCGTGCTCACCGGGGCGTACGCCCTGGGGCACATCTCCGGAGGCCACTTCAACCCGGCCGTCACCCTCGGCTGTGCGATCGCTCGCCGGGTCGAGTGGTCCGCCGTCATCCCGTACTGGATCGCCCAGCTGGTGGGTGCCACCGTCGCCGGTGGTGTCCTCTTCGTCATCGCCGCGGGCAAGTCCGGGTTCGACCCGGTCCGGTCGGGCTTCGCCACCAACGGCTACGGTGCACTGTCCCCGAACGGCTACGGCCTGGCCTCGGCGGCGATCATCGAGATCGTGCTGACCGCCGTGTTCCTCTGGGTGATCCTCGGCGTCACGTCCAACAAGGCGCCCAAGGGCTTCGCCCCGTTGGCCATCGGGCTGACCCTGACGCTGATCCACCTGATCTCGATCCCGGTCACCAACACGTCGGTCAATCCGGCCCGCTCGCTGGGTGTGGCCTGGTTCGCCGGTGTCGGTCCACTGTCCCAGGTGTGGCTGTTCATCCTCGCCCCGCTGCTCGGCGCGGCGATCGCAGGCTTCACGTACGCCGCGCTGACCGGCGACGAGGACGAGACGCCCGCCGAGGAGGAGGCCAGGGTCGGCGCGGAGGGCTGA
- a CDS encoding PRD domain-containing protein, which translates to MEEGRTTMLVRRALNNNAVVAERDGHEVIVMGPGIGFGAKRGAELAADRVERVFYPTPTQPMERLTAFLAEIPAEHLELAVEICDEAASRLSVPLHQSLLIAVADHLSFAIRRQADDVRVDYPLAWEVAQLYPDYLRMGKRALQMVEDRVGVRLPAEEAVSFAMHLIIADAEGDPYDTPGMRQLTMIGQIFDLVDSSFEVSIDRESMSAARFVTHLRYLFARIHGDAQLADTPDHLVRSIADNYSAAMVCAHRIAYLVQMWGGTSISTDEIAFVALHVARLVQDLQRPPRSPDRQHPGG; encoded by the coding sequence ATGGAGGAAGGACGGACGACGATGCTCGTACGACGTGCCCTCAACAACAACGCCGTGGTCGCCGAGCGCGACGGACACGAGGTGATCGTCATGGGGCCGGGCATCGGCTTCGGGGCGAAGCGCGGCGCGGAGCTGGCGGCGGACAGGGTGGAGCGGGTCTTCTACCCGACCCCGACCCAGCCGATGGAGCGCCTCACCGCGTTCCTGGCCGAGATCCCCGCGGAGCATCTCGAGCTGGCAGTCGAGATCTGCGACGAGGCGGCCAGCCGGTTGTCCGTCCCCCTCCATCAGAGCCTGCTGATCGCGGTCGCCGACCATCTCAGCTTCGCCATCCGGCGGCAGGCCGACGATGTCCGGGTCGACTATCCCCTCGCCTGGGAGGTGGCCCAGCTCTACCCGGACTACCTGCGGATGGGCAAACGGGCACTGCAGATGGTCGAGGACCGGGTCGGCGTACGGCTACCGGCGGAGGAGGCGGTCAGCTTCGCGATGCACCTGATCATCGCCGACGCGGAGGGCGATCCGTACGACACGCCGGGGATGCGTCAGCTGACCATGATCGGCCAGATCTTCGACCTGGTGGACTCCTCCTTCGAGGTGTCGATCGACCGGGAGTCGATGAGCGCCGCCCGGTTCGTCACCCACCTGCGCTATCTGTTCGCCCGGATCCATGGCGATGCCCAGTTGGCCGATACCCCGGACCATCTGGTCCGGTCCATCGCGGACAACTACTCCGCTGCCATGGTCTGCGCGCACCGGATCGCCTATCTGGTGCAGATGTGGGGCGGCACGTCGATCAGCACCGACGAGATCGCCTTCGTCGCCCTGCATGTGGCACGTCTGGTGCAGGACCTGCAGAGGCCTCCGCGGTCCCCCGACCGGCAGCACCCCGGCGGCTGA
- a CDS encoding glycoside hydrolase family 1 protein — protein sequence MTTDDLTFPEDFLWGGATAANQIEGAYDEGGKGLSTADFARYRPDVADGQDNFTFEVTGADLDAAEAGTLPGVFPKRWGIDFYHRFREDIALFAELGFTALRLSISWPRIYPTGLESEPNEAGLAFYDEVFDELLAHGIQPVVTLSHYEMPIELTKRYNGWLSRECIEPYVRFARTVFTRYRDKVRHWLTFNEMNMNLTSVYTGAGVLMDRTDRSVREVAYQATHHQFLASALAVRAGREILPPEARIGTMINRIEVYPASPRPADVLQAMREDQLNVFYTDVQVRGAYPGYARRYFADQGLTIEFAEGDAEILAAGTVDFVGISYYLSHLAKDRPGADESIGMLDGSALKNPFLDATQWGWVVDPVGLRITLNRLWDRYQVPVFVVENGLGAEDQLEADDRVHDQYRIDYLRDHLIQLREAIADGVSVLGYTSWGPIDLISCGTSQMSKRYGFIYVDQDNYGRGSLRRIRKDSFAWYRDVIASRGATLGTAR from the coding sequence ATGACCACGGACGACCTGACCTTCCCCGAGGACTTCCTGTGGGGCGGCGCGACCGCCGCCAACCAGATCGAAGGGGCCTACGACGAGGGCGGCAAGGGCCTGTCCACCGCCGATTTCGCCCGCTACCGGCCGGACGTGGCCGACGGCCAGGACAACTTCACCTTCGAGGTGACCGGCGCCGACCTGGACGCCGCCGAGGCGGGCACCCTGCCGGGGGTGTTCCCGAAGCGCTGGGGGATCGACTTCTACCACCGGTTCCGCGAGGACATCGCGCTGTTCGCCGAACTGGGGTTCACCGCCCTGCGGCTGTCGATCTCCTGGCCGCGGATCTACCCGACCGGGCTGGAGTCCGAACCGAACGAGGCGGGCCTGGCCTTCTACGACGAGGTCTTCGACGAGCTGCTGGCGCACGGCATCCAGCCGGTGGTGACGCTCTCCCACTACGAGATGCCGATCGAGCTGACCAAGCGCTACAACGGCTGGCTGTCGCGGGAGTGCATCGAGCCGTACGTCCGGTTCGCCCGCACCGTCTTCACCCGGTACCGCGACAAGGTGCGCCACTGGCTCACCTTCAACGAGATGAACATGAACCTCACCAGCGTCTACACCGGCGCCGGGGTGCTGATGGACCGTACGGATCGCTCGGTCCGGGAGGTGGCCTACCAGGCGACCCACCACCAATTCCTCGCCAGCGCCCTGGCGGTCCGGGCCGGGCGCGAGATCCTGCCGCCGGAGGCCAGGATCGGCACCATGATCAACCGGATCGAGGTCTACCCCGCCTCGCCCCGGCCGGCCGATGTCCTGCAGGCGATGCGGGAGGACCAGCTCAACGTGTTCTACACCGATGTGCAGGTGCGCGGCGCCTACCCCGGCTATGCCCGGCGCTACTTCGCCGACCAGGGCCTGACCATCGAGTTCGCCGAGGGAGACGCGGAGATCCTGGCCGCCGGCACCGTCGACTTCGTCGGGATCAGCTACTACCTGTCCCATCTGGCCAAGGACCGCCCCGGCGCGGACGAGTCGATCGGCATGCTCGACGGCAGCGCGCTAAAGAACCCGTTCCTGGACGCCACCCAGTGGGGCTGGGTGGTCGATCCGGTCGGCCTGCGGATCACGCTGAACCGGCTGTGGGACCGCTACCAGGTGCCGGTCTTCGTCGTCGAGAACGGACTGGGCGCCGAGGACCAGCTCGAGGCGGACGACCGGGTGCACGACCAGTACCGGATCGACTACCTCCGCGACCACCTGATCCAGCTCCGCGAGGCGATCGCGGACGGTGTCTCGGTGCTGGGCTACACCTCCTGGGGCCCGATCGACCTGATCTCGTGCGGGACCTCGCAGATGTCGAAGCGCTACGGGTTCATCTACGTCGACCAGGACAACTACGGCCGGGGCAGCCTGCGTCGGATCCGGAAGGACTCCTTCGCCTGGTACCGCGACGTGATCGCCTCCCGTGGGGCGACCCTCGGCACCGCCCGGTGA
- a CDS encoding beta-glucoside-specific PTS transporter subunit IIABC — MSRTRNGNPEQIARSVLKEVGGGGNVAAVTSCFTRLRFVLRDDAKVDTPALEKTDGVLSVVRAGGQVQVVMGNDVLAVRQAVESLLPAPAAEEAQPTSTPEGASGNLFDRFVALVSSLFQPFLWVLAGTGLLKALIIVLGVAGWLQPTDTTYIILNAGADSLFYFLPMFLAFTAGKRFGANQFVSLALAGGLVYPSIVTLAGGADPVTFLGIPVVMATYTSSVVPIIVIVWVQSHLERWLKKLLPSAAGNFLSPALVVLILFPLSLMTIGPATTYLSNAIAAGVSWLYTASPAIGGFLVGAIAQVLVIFGLHWALIAVIINDYATQGHSFVVIPFYAAVAAQTGAAFAVFLRTRDAKLKQVAGPASLSGFLAGITEPILYGVNLPLRRPFIIGLVCGGLGGAVSGLAGVASKAFAVPSLITMPIALGTGNFPLFVIGVVGAMVLAFVLTLLFGVKKAAPANAATTPVPAGASPVPGPTAAATTSAGRTTLVLAPVAGATMPVESMPDKVFASGALGRGVSIEPTEGRVVAPVAGEIKACLPHAYGIRTDTGVEVLVHIGIDTVRLKGEHFTSAVAAGDRVAPGDLLATVDLEAVRAAGYDLATAVVVTNSARLPLVEPVAAGVISAGDPVIRIQA; from the coding sequence GTGAGCCGTACGCGCAACGGCAATCCGGAGCAGATTGCCCGTTCAGTTCTCAAGGAGGTGGGCGGGGGCGGGAACGTCGCCGCGGTCACCTCGTGTTTCACCCGTCTCCGCTTCGTCCTGCGGGACGACGCCAAGGTCGACACCCCGGCGCTGGAGAAGACCGACGGCGTCCTGTCGGTGGTCCGGGCCGGTGGCCAGGTCCAGGTGGTGATGGGCAACGACGTGCTGGCCGTACGCCAGGCCGTCGAGAGCCTGCTCCCGGCACCCGCGGCCGAGGAGGCCCAGCCGACATCCACGCCGGAGGGCGCCTCCGGCAACCTGTTCGACCGCTTCGTGGCACTGGTGTCCTCGCTCTTCCAGCCCTTCCTCTGGGTGCTGGCGGGCACCGGTCTGCTCAAGGCCCTGATCATCGTCCTCGGCGTGGCGGGCTGGCTGCAGCCCACCGACACCACCTACATCATCCTCAACGCCGGGGCCGACTCACTGTTCTACTTCCTGCCGATGTTCCTGGCGTTCACCGCGGGCAAGCGCTTCGGGGCCAACCAGTTCGTCTCGCTGGCCCTGGCCGGCGGCCTGGTCTACCCGTCGATCGTCACGCTGGCCGGCGGCGCCGACCCGGTGACGTTCCTCGGCATTCCGGTGGTGATGGCCACCTACACCTCCTCGGTGGTGCCGATCATCGTCATCGTCTGGGTGCAGAGCCATCTGGAGCGCTGGCTGAAGAAGCTGCTGCCCAGTGCGGCGGGCAACTTCCTCTCCCCCGCCCTGGTGGTGCTGATCCTGTTCCCGCTCAGCCTGATGACCATCGGTCCGGCGACCACCTACCTCAGCAACGCGATCGCCGCCGGAGTGTCCTGGCTCTACACCGCCAGCCCCGCCATCGGTGGCTTCCTGGTCGGCGCCATCGCCCAGGTGCTGGTCATCTTCGGCCTGCACTGGGCGCTCATCGCGGTGATCATCAACGACTACGCCACCCAGGGCCACTCGTTCGTGGTCATCCCGTTCTACGCGGCCGTCGCCGCTCAGACCGGCGCGGCGTTCGCCGTGTTCCTGCGCACCCGGGACGCCAAGCTCAAGCAGGTGGCCGGGCCGGCCTCGCTGAGCGGTTTCCTCGCCGGCATCACCGAACCGATCCTCTACGGCGTCAACCTGCCGCTGCGCCGGCCGTTCATCATCGGCCTGGTGTGCGGCGGCCTCGGCGGTGCCGTGTCCGGTCTCGCCGGCGTCGCCTCCAAGGCCTTCGCGGTGCCGTCGCTGATCACCATGCCGATCGCCCTGGGCACCGGGAACTTCCCGCTGTTCGTCATCGGTGTGGTCGGGGCGATGGTCCTCGCCTTCGTCCTCACCCTGCTCTTCGGGGTGAAGAAGGCCGCACCGGCAAATGCGGCGACCACCCCGGTCCCGGCCGGCGCCTCTCCCGTGCCCGGCCCGACGGCCGCAGCGACCACCTCGGCCGGCCGTACGACGCTGGTCCTGGCCCCGGTGGCCGGAGCGACGATGCCGGTGGAGTCGATGCCCGACAAGGTCTTTGCCAGCGGCGCGCTGGGGCGCGGGGTCAGCATCGAGCCGACCGAGGGCCGCGTCGTCGCCCCGGTGGCCGGCGAGATCAAGGCCTGCCTGCCGCACGCGTACGGGATCCGCACCGACACCGGGGTCGAGGTCCTGGTGCACATCGGGATCGACACGGTGCGGCTCAAGGGCGAGCACTTCACCTCCGCGGTCGCGGCGGGCGACCGGGTCGCCCCCGGCGATCTGCTCGCCACGGTCGACCTCGAGGCCGTCCGGGCGGCCGGCTACGACCTCGCCACCGCTGTGGTCGTCACCAACAGCGCCCGGCTTCCGCTGGTCGAACCGGTGGCAGCCGGCGTGATCTCCGCCGGGGACCCGGTGATCAGGATCCAGGCATGA
- a CDS encoding peroxiredoxin: METQLETGAIAPAFTLLDADGHEVSLSDFAGKRVVVYFYPAAMTPGCTTEACDFTTFRPDLETAGVAAVLGISPDKPERLAKFRDKESLTVTLLSDPERTTLAAYGAYGEKINYGRALLGVKRSTFTVDVDDAGVGTIADAKYNVKAKGHVERLLKDLTA, from the coding sequence ATGGAAACCCAGCTGGAGACCGGCGCCATCGCCCCCGCGTTCACCCTGCTCGACGCCGACGGCCACGAGGTGTCGCTCAGCGACTTCGCCGGCAAGCGGGTCGTCGTCTACTTCTACCCCGCGGCGATGACCCCCGGCTGCACGACCGAGGCCTGCGACTTCACCACCTTCCGCCCCGACCTGGAGACCGCCGGCGTCGCCGCCGTGCTGGGCATCTCGCCGGACAAGCCGGAGCGGCTGGCGAAGTTCCGCGACAAGGAGTCGCTCACCGTCACCCTGCTCTCCGACCCGGAGCGGACGACCCTGGCGGCGTACGGAGCCTACGGCGAGAAGATCAACTACGGCCGGGCGCTCCTCGGCGTCAAGCGCTCGACCTTCACCGTCGACGTCGACGACGCCGGCGTGGGCACCATCGCCGACGCCAAGTACAACGTCAAGGCCAAGGGCCACGTCGAACGGCTGCTCAAGGACCTCACCGCCTGA
- a CDS encoding alpha/beta hydrolase has product MSLIEADIAKDVQTPNWRIHYNETGTGHPVVLLHGGGPGATGWSNYSPNIETLAQHFRVIAPDLPGWGDSDEVDFTTYDVVEAVCELLDALGIEKAAFVGNSMGGHTSLRMAIERPERVSHLITMGAPIQLQPFLFGAGGGPSEGLKIMYQGYSDASPAAMKRLVEIMVYDRARFASPELCDQRSAAALGHPQHLANIARVAPRAPIPIWADLTKAATITAPALLIHGRDDRVVSFESTLFLAAHIPDSRAHIINRCGHWAQLEHAAEFNRQVIDFVTNH; this is encoded by the coding sequence ATGAGCCTGATCGAGGCAGACATCGCCAAGGACGTCCAGACTCCGAACTGGCGGATCCACTACAACGAGACCGGTACCGGCCACCCGGTCGTGCTGCTGCACGGCGGGGGCCCGGGGGCCACCGGCTGGAGCAACTATTCGCCCAATATCGAGACGCTCGCGCAGCACTTCCGGGTGATCGCCCCCGACCTGCCGGGCTGGGGAGACTCTGACGAGGTCGACTTCACGACGTACGACGTCGTCGAGGCGGTCTGCGAGCTGCTCGACGCACTCGGCATCGAGAAGGCAGCGTTCGTCGGCAACTCGATGGGCGGGCACACCTCCCTGCGGATGGCGATCGAGCGACCGGAGCGGGTCTCGCACCTGATCACCATGGGTGCGCCGATCCAGCTGCAGCCGTTCCTCTTCGGCGCCGGCGGCGGGCCGTCGGAGGGTCTGAAGATCATGTACCAGGGCTACTCCGACGCCAGCCCCGCGGCGATGAAGCGGCTCGTCGAGATCATGGTGTACGACCGGGCGCGGTTTGCCTCACCGGAGCTGTGCGACCAGCGCTCCGCCGCGGCGCTCGGGCATCCCCAGCATCTGGCGAACATCGCGAGAGTCGCCCCGAGGGCTCCCATCCCGATCTGGGCCGATCTCACCAAGGCCGCCACCATCACCGCGCCCGCGCTGCTGATCCACGGCCGGGACGACCGGGTGGTCTCCTTCGAATCGACGCTGTTCCTCGCCGCCCACATCCCGGATTCCCGGGCTCACATCATCAATCGCTGCGGCCACTGGGCCCAGTTGGAGCATGCCGCGGAGTTCAACCGTCAGGTGATCGACTTCGTCACCAACCACTGA
- a CDS encoding VOC family protein codes for MTEVKELAYVVYEASDLADWERFSSELLGMQVGGRHAETLMLRTDEKAYRWLVQRGPADDLVASGYEVGSSAALDRIIDRVRSAGLVITEGDAALATARRVDRIAITADPIGNRIELVTGFADADVPFHSDVLLGGFVTGAGGAGHQVLLSKGVAREDYLAFYQGLLGFRISDLIVEELAPGIVADLIFLHCNPRHHSLALGEMPHPKRTHHFMVEVTDIRDVGLAYDRCLDAGQPFEMTLGMHPNDQMFSFYVRTPSGFAVEYGWGGLLIDDDTWQVQTLDRLHSWGHRPPEVVHELLSHALPTTDPQEVSTR; via the coding sequence ATGACCGAAGTCAAAGAACTCGCGTACGTCGTCTACGAGGCCAGCGACCTGGCTGACTGGGAGCGCTTCAGCAGCGAGTTGCTCGGTATGCAGGTGGGCGGGCGGCACGCGGAGACGCTCATGCTGCGCACCGACGAGAAGGCCTACCGCTGGCTGGTCCAGCGGGGCCCCGCAGACGATCTGGTCGCGTCGGGCTACGAGGTCGGGAGCAGCGCCGCACTGGACCGGATCATCGACCGGGTACGGTCGGCCGGACTCGTGATCACCGAGGGCGACGCCGCTCTGGCCACCGCCCGGCGGGTGGATCGGATCGCGATCACCGCTGATCCGATCGGCAATCGGATCGAACTGGTCACCGGCTTCGCCGACGCCGACGTCCCGTTCCACTCCGACGTCCTGCTGGGCGGCTTCGTCACCGGTGCCGGCGGCGCCGGACACCAAGTGTTGCTCTCCAAGGGCGTTGCCCGCGAGGACTACCTGGCGTTCTACCAGGGGCTGCTCGGCTTCCGGATCAGCGATCTGATCGTCGAGGAACTCGCTCCCGGCATTGTGGCCGACCTGATCTTCCTGCACTGCAACCCGCGCCACCACAGTCTGGCGCTCGGCGAGATGCCGCACCCCAAGAGGACCCACCACTTCATGGTGGAGGTCACCGACATCCGCGACGTCGGCCTGGCGTACGACCGGTGCCTGGACGCCGGGCAGCCCTTCGAGATGACGCTCGGCATGCACCCCAACGACCAGATGTTCAGCTTCTACGTCCGCACCCCCTCCGGGTTCGCGGTCGAGTACGGCTGGGGCGGCCTGCTCATCGACGACGACACCTGGCAGGTCCAGACCCTCGACCGGCTGCACTCCTGGGGCCACCGTCCCCCCGAGGTCGTCCACGAGCTCCTCAGCCACGCCCTCCCCACCACCGACCCCCAGGAAGTGAGCACCCGATGA